A stretch of the Engraulis encrasicolus isolate BLACKSEA-1 chromosome 19, IST_EnEncr_1.0, whole genome shotgun sequence genome encodes the following:
- the LOC134469968 gene encoding perforin-1-like codes for MGQPSLPRLHLCGLLLFALLSPASCTCRVGKREECMEAPFVPGHDLVGEGFDIVKMARKRAYTIDVQTYLRDDGTCQLCENDEMDNELQKLPLSVVDWRSNSKVTGSLTSESYSSVKELVRSTGSDITNDWTDGLDIKKFGLGAEVEVGMGKSVSSRFALQMAKEDYYTFTVHEFNCTYYSFRVSSQASVNREFSLDINRLPKEYNEKTKRHYKQLINTYGTHYLDKVNLGGKIKTVTAIRTCLASLKGQSTEEVKNCLSGKLSLTFGLPVSPNISHESCFSVFNNENTTVTSHNAYFHQVTEMTPGEVMVGSLSSSYNDYTGFRLWFDQLKEDPGVVSYSLNPLSRLITDKVIQANVITAIQQYLKENAVSPPSGSLDCKSGNCCPSEPHKATLKINSIRASGLSGDFWSRTDAFAKVRYGSQTEKTNLVRSDNPQWKPINFGTVFTIDDSSLHVDVYDEDVFNFQHLGSCSVKLAVGSGTKTCSFGRSTVTLTYTLTCAAHLTGDKCQVYSPQAAYTSP; via the exons ATGGGTCAACCATCACTTCCACGTCTGCACCTATGTGGCCTGCTGCTGTTTGCCCTCCTGAGCCCTGCCTCCTGCACCTGCAGAGTGGGCAAGAGGGAGGAGTGCATGGAGGCCCCCTTCGTCCCTGGTCACGACCTGGTTGGTGAGGGCTTTGACATAGTGAAGATGGCACGAAAGAGGGCCTACACTATCGACGTACAGACATATCTTCGCGACGACGGCACTTGCCAGTTATGTGAGAATGACGAAATGGACAACGAGCTGCAGAAACTTCCACTGTCTGTGGTGGACTGGCGCTCAAACTCCAAGGTCACAGGATCCCTCACCAGTGAGTCTTACTCATCTGTCAAAGAACTTGTGCGAAGCACAGGTTCTGACATCACAAATGACTGGACAGATGGGCTTGACATCAAAAAATTTGGCTTGGgagcagaggtggaggtggggatggggaagtCGGTCTCTTCCAGGTTTGCCCTACAAATGGCCAAGGAGGACTACTACACATTCACTGTGCATGAATTCAACTGCACATATTACAG CTTCCGAGTCTCCAGCCAAGCAAGTGTCAACAGAGAGTTCAGTCTTGACATCAACCGACTCCCAAAAGAGTACAATGAGAAGACTAAGAGGCACTACAAGCAACTTATCAACACCTATGGTACTCACTACCTAGACAAGGTCAATCTGGGTGGGAAAATAAAGACAGTGACTGCCATTCGCACTTGTCTTGCGTCTCTCAAAGGCCAAAGCACCGAAGAAGTCAAAAATTGTTTATCTGGCAAGTTGTCTCTGACATTTGGACTTCCTGTAAGCCCCAATATAAGCCACGAGTCCTGCTTCTCTGTATTCAACAACGAAAACACCACAGTCACCAGCCACAATGCCTACTTCCATCAAGTCACAGAGATGACTCCTGGAGAGGTGATGGTCGGAAGTCTCTCCTCATCCTACAATGACTACACAGGGTTTCGGCTCTGGTTCGACCAGCTTAAAGAAGACCCAGGTGTGGTGAGCTATTCCCTGAACCCCCTGTCCAGGCTGATAACAGACAAGGTCATCCAAGCCAACGTGATCACCGCCATTCAACAGTACCTGAAGGAAAACGCGGTCTCCCCACCCTCTGGAAGTCTTGACTGCAAGTCAGGTAACTGCTGCCCATCAGAACCTCACAAGGCCACACTGAAGATCAACTCCATCAGAGCAAGTGGATTGAGTGGTGACTTCTGGAGTCGCACTGATGCATTTGCCAAAGTCAGGTATGGAAGCCAAACAGAGAAAACCAATTTGGTTCGTTCCGACAACCCTCAGTGGAAGCCCATCAACTTTGGAACTGTGTTCACTATCGATGATAGCTCTCTGCATGTTGATGTGTATGATGAAGATGTGTTTAACTTCCAGCATCTAGGAAGCTGTTCCGTCAAACTGGCAGTAGGATCCGGCACTAAGACATGTTCCTTTGGAAGGAGCACGGTCACACTCACCTACACTCTCACATGCGCCGCTCATCTCACTGGAGACAAATGTCAGGTGTACAGCCCTCAGGCAGCATACACCTCCCCCTAA